One region of Blattabacterium cuenoti genomic DNA includes:
- the infB gene encoding translation initiation factor IF-2, which yields MTDKIRLKTVLTKFNISLQRVVNFLQKKGIEIENNPNAKIENQVYKFIVREFKTYKEMRDASEKIFLQNKKEKEKIREELMKSKNVHSSHVRTKSENKYGTEKKNNLHKEKKIVNKFLNKKKKEDNNKPEHIDTIYQKLDGVMLTGDRIDLSQFEKKRTVKQENQIKKKRKRIKKEIFINEIKNIPKKQDKNINFFSEKKIIEKSKIKKKSKKLVITDEQIEKQIKETLEKLSSKGTRSKASKIRKEKRQKKEKIILQQKEIENKKKGTLLKVAEFTTVNELASMMKVNATDVIMSCMSLGIMVTMNQRLDAEILTLVADEFGYNVEFVGLDLEEAVQDDKDLEENLKPRPSIITVMGHVDHGKTSLLDYIRNTNVIAGEAGGITQHIAAYSVECSKNKSITFLDTPGHEAFTAMRARGAQITDIAIIVIASDDQVMPQTKEAISHAQAANVPIIFVFNKIDKPNANPDKIREQLANLNFLVEEWGGKYPSQEISSKFGTGIDKLLEKVLIVTELLDLKANPNKPAIGTVIEASLDKGRGYITTLLLQGGTIKVGDYVLAGSNHGKVKSILDERGKSISSSGPSKPITILGLNGAPTAGDKFKVFKDEKEAKQLASRREQLQREQNIRAQKHLTLDEIGRRIALGDFKELKIILKGDVDGSVEAISDALQKLSTNNIIINIIYKGVGQITESDVLLASASDAVIIGFNVRPNIGAKNIEKKENIEIRTYSIIYDVINDIQEAMDGMLSPEIREKILGNAEIREIFKIPKTGTIAGCMVVEGKLLRKAKVRLIREGIVIHNGGEFTSLKRFKEDVKEVLKGYECGLGIKNYLNLRSGDIVEVYEELFTDKN from the coding sequence CAAAGAGTTGTAAATTTTTTACAAAAAAAAGGAATTGAAATAGAGAATAATCCTAACGCTAAAATAGAAAATCAAGTATACAAATTTATTGTTAGAGAATTCAAAACTTATAAGGAAATGCGAGATGCATCTGAGAAAATTTTTTTGCAAAATAAAAAGGAAAAAGAAAAAATAAGAGAAGAACTAATGAAATCAAAAAATGTTCATTCTAGTCATGTTAGAACTAAATCAGAAAATAAATATGGTACAGAAAAAAAAAATAATTTACATAAAGAAAAAAAAATAGTAAATAAATTTCTTAACAAGAAGAAAAAAGAAGATAATAATAAACCTGAACATATCGATACTATATATCAAAAATTAGATGGAGTAATGTTAACAGGAGATAGAATTGATTTATCTCAATTTGAAAAAAAAAGAACAGTAAAACAAGAAAATCAAATTAAAAAAAAACGCAAAAGGATAAAAAAAGAAATTTTTATTAATGAAATAAAAAATATACCTAAAAAACAGGATAAAAATATAAATTTTTTTTCAGAAAAAAAAATAATTGAAAAATCTAAAATTAAAAAAAAATCAAAAAAATTAGTAATTACTGATGAACAAATAGAAAAACAAATTAAAGAAACTTTAGAAAAGTTATCTTCTAAAGGAACAAGATCAAAAGCATCAAAAATTAGAAAAGAAAAAAGACAGAAAAAAGAAAAAATAATTCTTCAACAAAAAGAAATAGAAAATAAAAAAAAAGGTACTTTACTAAAAGTAGCAGAGTTTACAACTGTAAATGAATTAGCATCTATGATGAAAGTAAATGCTACTGATGTTATTATGTCATGTATGTCTTTAGGTATTATGGTAACTATGAATCAAAGATTAGATGCAGAAATATTAACTTTAGTAGCAGATGAATTTGGTTATAATGTAGAATTTGTTGGTTTAGATTTAGAAGAAGCAGTTCAAGACGATAAAGATTTAGAAGAAAATCTAAAACCAAGACCTTCTATAATAACAGTAATGGGACATGTAGATCATGGAAAAACATCTTTATTAGATTATATTAGGAATACTAATGTAATTGCTGGTGAAGCAGGTGGAATTACTCAACATATAGCAGCTTATAGTGTAGAATGTTCTAAAAATAAAAGTATTACTTTTTTAGATACTCCAGGTCATGAAGCTTTCACTGCTATGCGTGCAAGAGGTGCACAAATAACAGATATAGCAATCATAGTAATTGCATCAGATGACCAAGTTATGCCTCAAACAAAAGAAGCAATTAGTCATGCTCAAGCAGCAAATGTCCCTATTATTTTTGTATTTAATAAAATAGATAAACCAAATGCAAACCCTGATAAAATTAGGGAACAATTAGCTAATTTAAATTTTTTAGTAGAAGAATGGGGTGGTAAATATCCATCTCAAGAGATATCATCAAAATTTGGTACTGGAATTGATAAATTATTAGAAAAAGTACTTATAGTAACTGAATTACTGGATTTAAAAGCAAATCCAAATAAACCAGCTATAGGAACAGTCATAGAAGCTTCCTTGGATAAAGGAAGAGGTTATATTACTACTTTACTTTTACAAGGAGGAACTATAAAAGTTGGAGATTATGTATTAGCAGGAAGTAATCATGGAAAAGTAAAAAGTATTTTAGATGAACGAGGAAAATCTATTTCTTCATCTGGACCATCAAAACCTATTACCATATTAGGATTAAATGGAGCTCCTACAGCAGGTGATAAATTTAAAGTATTTAAAGATGAAAAAGAAGCAAAACAACTTGCTTCTAGAAGAGAGCAATTGCAAAGAGAGCAAAATATAAGAGCTCAAAAACATCTTACTTTAGATGAAATAGGAAGACGTATAGCGTTAGGAGATTTTAAAGAATTAAAAATAATTCTTAAAGGAGATGTAGATGGTTCTGTAGAAGCAATTTCTGATGCTCTTCAAAAATTATCTACAAATAATATTATAATAAATATTATTTATAAAGGAGTAGGACAGATTACAGAATCTGATGTATTATTAGCAAGCGCTTCGGATGCAGTTATAATAGGATTTAATGTTCGTCCTAACATTGGTGCTAAAAATATAGAAAAAAAAGAAAATATAGAAATAAGAACTTATTCTATTATATATGATGTCATTAATGATATTCAAGAAGCTATGGATGGAATGCTTTCTCCTGAAATAAGAGAAAAAATATTAGGTAATGCGGAAATTAGAGAAATTTTTAAAATACCAAAAACAGGAACTATAGCTGGATGCATGGTCGTAGAAGGAAAATTATTAAGAAAAGCAAAAGTAAGATTAATTAGAGAAGGTATAGTTATTCATAATGGTGGAGAATTTACTTCTTTAAAACGTTTTAAAGAAGATGTAAAAGAAGTATTAAAAGGGTATGAATGTGGTTTAGGTATAAAAAATTATCTTAATTTAAGATCTGGAGATATAGTAGAAGTATATGAAGAATTATTTACAGATAAAAATTAA